The following are encoded together in the Magnetospirillum gryphiswaldense MSR-1 v2 genome:
- a CDS encoding gamma-glutamylcyclotransferase family protein, with protein MNLFFFGTLMDTDVRTIVCGCYLPVRPAILRGWRRPHVAGRHYPMLVARPGGRVDGVVAENVDAESLRRLQIYEGWEYELHPFRLETMQGPLAAHVFVCPPGIAHAEPEWRLDHWRLRHKRVFLPELRRQMTRALTDDGLRSRAAGQKLWPGA; from the coding sequence ATGAACCTGTTCTTCTTCGGCACGCTGATGGATACGGACGTGCGCACCATCGTCTGCGGCTGTTATCTGCCGGTACGCCCGGCAATATTGCGCGGCTGGCGCCGCCCGCATGTGGCCGGGCGGCATTATCCCATGCTGGTGGCTCGACCCGGCGGGCGGGTCGATGGCGTGGTCGCCGAAAACGTCGACGCCGAATCACTGCGCCGGCTGCAAATCTACGAAGGCTGGGAATACGAGCTGCACCCATTCCGGCTGGAAACGATGCAAGGGCCGCTGGCCGCTCATGTCTTCGTCTGCCCGCCCGGCATTGCCCATGCCGAACCGGAATGGCGGCTGGATCATTGGCGGCTGCGCCACAAGCGCGTGTTCTTGCCCGAACTGCGCCGGCAAATGACCCGCGCCCTCACCGATGACGGCCTGCGCAGCCGTGCCGCCGGACAGAAATTATGGCCGGGCGCTTAA